ATCAGTTTCGATATCAAGTCTCAATATATTCTACAAGGAATATCATTCAGAGATGAATGTTGGAAATGAGGCAAACATCTTGTTTGGTGATAGGTGTGgaaagtgtaaattagagaatgTTAAGGTCATCAATAGAGGGATCAACTGGAATCATCCTGAGAATATTTATTGGAAACATGATGTTCAAAGATTCGAAGCTGTTAAGATCATGCTGCACGGAAATGCTGAATTTGAGGCATTTGATGTAGTCTTAGAGGTTAGTACGAAGTAGGCAGCCGATATTATGGTTTCTGAAGTACAATACCATATTCAAATGAAATATCAAGGATTATAAAAAGGTTGAAGGTGTTTGTCCCAGAAATGGGCGCGTTACCTCAGTTTGTTATTGCTTCTAGCTAACTTTGTGTTGTTGATGGCTGATTTTGTATATTATGGAAGAAAATATTTTGATTTCTCTAACGGTTCTGCATTTTTCATCCAGGGAAATCATGTATTTGAAGTTCCAGATGGCCACAAAATGCTGGTTACAACAGGAAAGACAGGTCCCAGGCCTTGATTAGCTTATTTCCTTGTACCTTAATGCTTCATTTATCCTTAAAATGTGGCCGTCAAATTCTAGAGGATTTACCTTTATTTTGTGTTGTTTTCCTTCTGTGATTCAGGTCTATCTGTTAAGTTGGAACCGATACAGCAGGAAATGATGGATAGTGGAAGCTGGTATTGGAAGTATAAGTTAGATGGCACACATATTCAACTGGAAATGGTGGAGTTGTAGAATATTAATCTAAACCTTCAACATCGAccttattcacaaaaaaaaaaaccttcaacATCGAACTCTGTGAACCATGGTTCACACACTGATTTGAATCTCAGTGTCAAGTTGAAGGCCATTTAATTTTTGTTCGTTGAACAAAAGTTCAACTTCCAATGTATAAAATTGTTGTAATTGTGTAGTATATATGCCTCGAGGATCCTACCATTTACTTAAGGAATCTTCTTGTTAAAATATGTACGAATTTAGTTGATAAGTAATACAAGTATATCTACTTCACTTCCAGAAATCTGCATCTACTAATAAGATTCATGTTCCTCTGTTTTCCTGATTTTACTTACTTATCGAAATTGTATGAAAGGGTCACAGCTCTCAGGTACGCAACCTTCTAAAGCTTTAGTTTACTATACCTCTCACTATATCTTTGCAGGTCAAGTTCTGTCAGAGAAAGTTGATTCATGTTGGTGTTCAAAGATGCAACATCTTGAGGTTCCTCTCGGCAGAAGTTAAAAATAGAACCAGGTAGTAGCTTATGAAGTTACAAGTTTACATGTGCAATTTTATGTAATATCAACAACATAACTATGTACCGTATAGTAATGTATATGCCAACATTTACAAGATTATCCCGCTGAGGAATTCTGATGTTTCTGTTCTTGCTAATATTGCTATTTACTTGGTTCGTATTGTCGTTCCAGGGAATTGTGAGAAGAATTCTGGGAAGAATTTTGAGAAGAACTGTGAGAAGACTGGAAGCAAAGCCTATTGAGTAATTTTAGAAGAGCTTCACCTCTTCTTCTAGCCTTGAGAGATCCATCAGAAATTACTTTCTGTAACGAAGGTATACTGTGTGGGTGTAATATCAAACGCCTAGTAAGTTCTTCTCCTCCATTTTTACAGAGTCCTAGCAGAAGAGTTACTGCGTTCTCCTTCCCTTTTGCAGAACCGAACCTCAACAGATCAACAAGGAGTGGCACCATCGTTCTGTTCTTCTTAATCTCTTCAAGTCCTTCAAGATTTCCAGATAGTAAAGCTAGCACAGCCAGCGCATCATCCGTGATTCCTGCTGTATCATCCATCAATAGTTCAATGAGCAAAGGAACTGCCCCGGCGATCACCACATTGGCTTTGTTAGCATTGTAAATCGCAAGGTTAAATAGAGCTGTGGCTGCATCTCTCTTGCCAACACTGGTCCCCTCCCTCAGTAGACCCACCAATGCTGGGATTGCTCTTGGGCGGGCCCCAATTGTAATCTTACAGTCGTCTATCATCGACAAGCTGAATATGGCTGCTGCTGCATTCTCCTTTGCTTCCATTGTTTTCCCTGACTGCAAGATGTCTATTATATTATCAATTGCTCCAGCTGCCATTATAAGAACCTTATTGTTATCGAAAATGGAGAGATTCAATAAGGCAGTAACTGCATTCTCTTGGATTTGTGGATCATGGGAACTTAACAATGTAACTAAGAATGGAATAGCGCCTGCCTCGGAAATTAGTCGGCGATTGATCATTCCTGTTTTGGCAAGTAATCTTAGTTGGTAAGCTGCCTGTCTCTGAGTATCAGGTGACCCAGTTGCCAGCTTCCCCACTAGGAATTCGGCTGTCAGCTTTACAGAATCTATAGCAGCTTTTGATGCAGAAATGTGATCCACAGAGTTCTCCATTTCTTTTCTCTTACTGGTACTTCTCTCTTCAGATGAAGAACGCATTTCACTTGTTAGTGggatattattttcttctctccaTTGACGGATTAAACACTTCAGTGCGTAATTGGGTATCAGAGCCATGTGAATTAGTTTCTGTCCACTCTTTGGGCATGTGTGGTGACCTGAATTTATCCACTGAGTAATCGGACTTCGATCATAAGTGTGGCCAGATGCTACAATGACTGGGTCTTTCATCAAATCAAGTGAAATTGGGCATCGAAATTCGTCAGGGATGTGAAGTATGATTGACTGAGAAGTTGAAGGTGATGGATCAAAATCTCTAGATAAGGACGCTGACCTCTTCACCACTGCTTCATGATCTAGTTTGCTGATTATTTTCTCATCATATTTTGCATCACCAAATATCATAGATTTTGAATACGATACAAGGGAGATAAGGTTGTTAATATTTGAAACAACAATTAGACCTCCTGTTCCAGCTTGTTTACGAGCCTCTCCTTCTAGCTTCAATATTTCCTCTTCATAATCAGCATGATTCTTCAGACCTATACCACACATAATCTTTTCTATTTGTTTCTTGCTGTCGGAAATCCTCTTATTTTTATACTTGTTTTCATTGTTGTTGCTCATCAATTTCAGAATCTCTTCTCTTCGTTGAAACTCTACAGGATCAAGAAAAGCATCCACCCTCTTTATCTGCTTGTGGAGAAGCTCTACTTGCTCTCGAACATCTGGAGTTATGTTGATCAAACTCAAAGGAAGAATGTCAAGTGCCATACCCATCTCCTTCACCAAAACATGAAATTGTTTTGACATGAATTCAGATTGCAAAACATTCCACAAGCAACTCCCGTCTTTACACTCTTGAATCAAAACCTTTGCTTTTCGAATCACAGTGTACAACTCATTAAGACAAAGGATCGAAGACGGCGGAAGTGGACCATTCAATTCACGGATATCTTCGAAAAGTGAAGACAGTAGC
This DNA window, taken from Papaver somniferum cultivar HN1 chromosome 3, ASM357369v1, whole genome shotgun sequence, encodes the following:
- the LOC113359089 gene encoding U-box domain-containing protein 1-like, which produces MDSSPILMVSSAFLPTGSLIESLIHISHEVSSVDSKLPLLQARNVAKLTRKIKLLSSLFEDIRELNGPLPPSSILCLNELYTVIRKAKVLIQECKDGSCLWNVLQSEFMSKQFHVLVKEMGMALDILPLSLINITPDVREQVELLHKQIKRVDAFLDPVEFQRREEILKLMSNNNENKYKNKRISDSKKQIEKIMCGIGLKNHADYEEEILKLEGEARKQAGTGGLIVVSNINNLISLVSYSKSMIFGDAKYDEKIISKLDHEAVVKRSASLSRDFDPSPSTSQSIILHIPDEFRCPISLDLMKDPVIVASGHTYDRSPITQWINSGHHTCPKSGQKLIHMALIPNYALKCLIRQWREENNIPLTSEMRSSSEERSTSKRKEMENSVDHISASKAAIDSVKLTAEFLVGKLATGSPDTQRQAAYQLRLLAKTGMINRRLISEAGAIPFLVTLLSSHDPQIQENAVTALLNLSIFDNNKVLIMAAGAIDNIIDILQSGKTMEAKENAAAAIFSLSMIDDCKITIGARPRAIPALVGLLREGTSVGKRDAATALFNLAIYNANKANVVIAGAVPLLIELLMDDTAGITDDALAVLALLSGNLEGLEEIKKNRTMVPLLVDLLRFGSAKGKENAVTLLLGLCKNGGEELTRRLILHPHSIPSLQKVISDGSLKARRRGEALLKLLNRLCFQSSHSSSQNSSQNSSHNSLERQYEPSK